One window of Cohnella hashimotonis genomic DNA carries:
- a CDS encoding glycosyltransferase family 4 protein, with the protein MRAAFVTPGAYPVPAPRGGSVERVVENFVPLLADHLEVRIYGRTAKGLPRRGMLHGARCERIRAPGRRAYLSGVVAGLRAYRPQLIEVENRPRLVPLLKRQFPGARVWLHLHSNTFISGKAISPKELRTCLGAADRILVNSFFLKADVEKRSPRSTAKLGVVYPGVDPAWFGGRALREAVRSARGWQHRQIVLFAGRLIPLKGVHHLLAALPALVRRHPNVLMVIVGSPFYGSNRTSAYSRKLLRMAKPWRRYVHFEPYVSHEHMPAWFGMADLTVVPSVRREAFGLVNVEAMASGLPVVACRVGGMKEIVEDGVTGFLVDPHRLAVELPERISLLLEDEMLRLRMGAMGRERVLERFTWRHTADRWLAELQRDLGTGGMEE; encoded by the coding sequence GTGAGAGCCGCATTCGTAACGCCGGGTGCGTACCCGGTCCCTGCGCCTCGCGGGGGGTCTGTGGAGCGTGTCGTTGAAAATTTCGTGCCTTTGCTCGCGGACCATCTGGAGGTGCGCATTTACGGAAGAACCGCGAAGGGCCTGCCCCGAAGAGGAATGCTCCACGGCGCCCGCTGCGAACGCATACGGGCACCGGGACGACGAGCCTACCTGTCAGGCGTAGTCGCGGGACTTCGGGCGTACCGGCCGCAGCTCATCGAGGTGGAAAACCGGCCGCGCCTGGTGCCGCTGTTGAAGCGGCAATTTCCCGGTGCGCGCGTGTGGCTGCATTTGCACTCGAACACCTTTATCTCGGGAAAGGCGATTTCTCCCAAGGAGCTTCGAACGTGCCTCGGGGCAGCAGATCGGATACTTGTTAACAGTTTCTTTTTAAAAGCGGATGTCGAGAAGAGGTCGCCTCGTTCAACCGCCAAGCTAGGCGTCGTTTATCCGGGCGTCGATCCGGCTTGGTTTGGCGGGCGGGCTCTGCGCGAGGCCGTACGGAGCGCCCGTGGCTGGCAGCATCGTCAGATCGTTTTGTTCGCCGGCCGTCTGATCCCGTTGAAAGGCGTTCATCATCTGCTCGCAGCGCTGCCTGCGCTCGTCCGCCGTCACCCGAACGTGCTGATGGTTATCGTAGGCTCTCCATTTTACGGCTCCAACCGTACTTCCGCTTACTCGCGCAAGCTGCTGCGCATGGCTAAGCCTTGGCGTCGCTACGTTCACTTCGAGCCTTACGTATCGCACGAGCATATGCCGGCTTGGTTCGGCATGGCGGATCTGACTGTCGTTCCATCTGTGCGCCGTGAAGCCTTCGGTCTCGTCAACGTAGAAGCTATGGCTTCAGGGCTGCCGGTCGTCGCCTGCCGAGTCGGCGGCATGAAGGAGATTGTAGAGGACGGCGTTACGGGCTTTCTGGTCGATCCGCACCGCTTGGCTGTCGAGCTTCCCGAACGGATCTCGCTGCTGCTGGAGGATGAGATGCTGCGCCTGAGGATGGGCGCTATGGGGCGCGAACGCGTGCTGGAACGGTTTACTTGGCGGCACACGGCGGATCGATGGCTGGCCGAGCTCCAGCGCGACCTGGGGACGGGAGGCATGGAAGAGTAG
- a CDS encoding Nramp family divalent metal transporter, which produces MKEEAALSTPPAGGWRHKDGMPSLPEAHRSLKVPHKGSLIRKFLAFAGPGYLVAVGYMDPGNWATDLAGGSQFGYALLSVILLSNLMAMVLQALSGKLGIVTGKDLAQACRDHYSKPVAVGLWALCELAIAACDLAEVIGAAIALNLLFGLPLLYGVILTAFDVLIILFLQNKGFRYIEAFVIALIVLIGACFGIELFLSHPSVAGIAKGFVPSAEIISNPTMLYIGIGILGATVMPHNLYLHSSIVQTRDYERTPSGKRQAIKYATWDSSIALFFALFINAAILIIAAAAFHTTGHSEVADIDEAYHLLAPLLGTAAASVLFGVALLASGQNSTLTGTLAGQIVMEGFLNFRMKPWLRRLITRLIAIIPAVIVTALYGEKGTMDLLILSQVILSLQLSFAVVPLVKFTSDRTKMGEFANKAWLKWLAWTIAAVIMVLNAYLLFRTFFG; this is translated from the coding sequence ATGAAAGAAGAAGCCGCGCTCAGCACCCCGCCCGCCGGCGGCTGGCGCCACAAGGATGGCATGCCTTCGCTGCCGGAAGCGCACAGAAGTCTCAAAGTGCCGCACAAGGGCTCGCTGATCCGCAAATTTTTGGCCTTTGCCGGTCCCGGCTATCTCGTCGCTGTCGGCTACATGGATCCGGGCAACTGGGCCACTGATTTAGCAGGCGGTTCCCAGTTCGGATACGCGCTCCTCTCGGTCATCCTACTGTCCAACCTGATGGCGATGGTGCTTCAAGCGCTGTCCGGCAAGCTCGGTATCGTCACGGGCAAAGACCTTGCCCAGGCATGCCGCGATCATTACAGCAAGCCTGTAGCGGTCGGACTTTGGGCGCTCTGCGAGCTTGCGATCGCCGCCTGCGACTTGGCCGAAGTGATCGGTGCCGCCATCGCTTTGAACTTGCTGTTCGGCCTTCCGCTACTATATGGCGTTATTTTAACCGCGTTCGACGTCCTTATTATTTTGTTCCTTCAAAATAAAGGCTTTCGTTACATCGAGGCATTCGTCATCGCGCTCATCGTGCTCATCGGCGCATGCTTCGGCATCGAGCTGTTCCTGTCGCACCCTTCCGTCGCAGGCATCGCCAAAGGATTCGTGCCGAGCGCGGAGATCATCTCCAATCCGACCATGCTCTATATCGGAATCGGTATTCTGGGCGCGACGGTTATGCCGCACAATCTTTACCTGCACTCGTCGATCGTCCAGACACGCGATTACGAACGCACGCCCTCAGGCAAGCGCCAAGCCATCAAGTACGCGACCTGGGACTCCTCGATCGCATTGTTCTTCGCCCTGTTTATCAACGCGGCGATACTAATCATTGCAGCTGCGGCATTCCACACGACCGGCCACTCCGAGGTGGCGGACATCGACGAAGCTTACCATCTGCTTGCGCCGTTGCTTGGCACTGCCGCGGCATCCGTCCTGTTCGGCGTCGCGCTGCTCGCATCGGGACAGAACTCTACGCTGACCGGCACGCTCGCTGGCCAGATCGTCATGGAAGGCTTCCTGAATTTCCGGATGAAACCTTGGCTCAGGCGTCTTATCACGCGACTCATCGCGATCATACCTGCAGTCATCGTGACAGCCTTGTACGGGGAAAAGGGAACGATGGACCTGCTCATCCTAAGCCAGGTTATTCTATCCTTGCAGCTGTCCTTTGCCGTCGTTCCGCTCGTCAAGTTCACGTCCGACCGCACCAAGATGGGCGAGTTCGCCAACAAAGCATGGCTGAAGTGGCTGGCTTGGACCATTGCCGCCGTCATTATGGTTCTTAACGCATACTTGCTGTTCCGCACGTTTTTCGGATAA